A section of the Bradyrhizobium oligotrophicum S58 genome encodes:
- a CDS encoding TolC family outer membrane protein produces the protein MVGRAKEFGVGRVHARRMGFGLILGLILTAGLVAICSPARAEDLAAALAKAYQTNPTLNAERARQRATDENVPQALAGYRPQLIASLGAGLQAVRNLLPTNTIQTATLKPWTIGVTVTQTLFNGFRTANSVRMAELQVQSGREALRNVGQGVLLDAVTAYTNVLANQSLVEAQRSNVAFLRETLSVTQRRLNAGDVTPTDASQAEARLSRGLSDLNAAEVNLAISQATYAQVIGMTPSQLRAADPIDRLLPRSREDATALASKENPAVAAASFDVDVASTSIHIAEGALLPSVTLQGNVSRSRDSDQTLGTFGTDQASIVGSVTAPIYDGGTAASQTRQAKEVAAQSRLVLDQVRNQARTAVVSAWVANEGAKVAVSASEAEVKAATVALQGVSREAQGGQRTTVDVLNSQADLIQAKARLIGAQRDRVIASYTLLSAVGRLDVKNLNLNTPDYLPEVHYQQVRDAWHGLRTPSGQ, from the coding sequence ATGGTGGGTCGAGCCAAAGAATTTGGCGTCGGCAGGGTGCATGCGCGGCGGATGGGCTTCGGCCTGATCCTGGGCCTGATCCTGACCGCCGGCCTTGTCGCAATCTGCTCGCCCGCGCGTGCCGAGGATCTCGCGGCCGCGCTCGCCAAGGCGTATCAGACCAATCCGACCCTCAATGCCGAGCGCGCCCGCCAGCGCGCCACCGATGAGAACGTGCCGCAGGCGCTGGCCGGCTATCGCCCGCAACTGATCGCGAGCCTCGGCGCCGGCCTGCAGGCGGTGCGCAACCTGCTCCCCACCAATACGATCCAGACCGCGACCTTGAAGCCGTGGACCATCGGCGTGACCGTCACGCAGACGCTGTTCAACGGCTTCCGCACCGCCAACAGCGTGCGCATGGCCGAGCTGCAGGTGCAGTCGGGCCGCGAGGCGCTGCGCAATGTCGGCCAGGGCGTGCTGCTCGATGCCGTCACCGCCTACACCAACGTGCTCGCCAACCAGTCGCTGGTCGAGGCGCAGCGCTCCAACGTCGCTTTCCTGCGCGAGACGCTGTCGGTCACGCAGCGCCGCCTCAACGCGGGCGACGTCACGCCGACCGACGCGTCGCAGGCCGAGGCGCGGCTGTCGCGCGGGCTGTCCGACCTCAACGCCGCCGAGGTCAACCTCGCCATCAGCCAGGCCACCTATGCGCAGGTGATCGGCATGACGCCGAGCCAGCTCCGCGCCGCCGACCCGATCGACCGCCTGCTGCCGCGCAGCCGCGAGGATGCGACCGCGCTCGCCAGCAAGGAAAACCCGGCGGTGGCCGCCGCCAGTTTCGACGTCGACGTCGCGTCGACCTCGATTCACATCGCCGAGGGCGCATTGCTGCCGAGCGTGACCTTGCAGGGCAATGTCAGCCGCAGCCGCGATTCGGATCAGACGCTCGGCACCTTCGGCACCGACCAGGCCTCGATCGTCGGCAGCGTCACCGCGCCGATCTATGACGGCGGCACCGCGGCCTCGCAGACCCGCCAGGCCAAGGAGGTCGCGGCGCAGAGCCGCCTGGTGCTCGATCAGGTTCGCAACCAAGCCCGCACCGCCGTGGTCAGCGCCTGGGTCGCCAATGAAGGCGCCAAGGTCGCCGTCAGCGCCTCGGAGGCTGAGGTGAAGGCCGCCACAGTGGCGCTACAGGGCGTTTCGCGCGAGGCGCAGGGTGGCCAGCGCACCACCGTCGACGTGCTCAACTCGCAGGCCGATTTGATCCAGGCCAAGGCGCGGCTGATCGGCGCCCAGCGCGACCGCGTCATCGCCTCCTACACGCTGCTCAGCGCCGTCGGCCGCCTCGACGTCAAGAACCTCAATCTGAACACGCCGGACTATCTGCCCGAGGTTCACTACCAGCAGGTCCGCGACGCCTGGCACGGCCTGCGCACGCCGTCGGGGCAGTAG
- a CDS encoding amidohydrolase family protein translates to MLNRRSLLLASLAAGVTMNTTAVRAKAAQPATPVDFDVPADACDCHTHIHGDPEKFPFFAGRVYTPEPASPEEMAALHKALHIQRVVIVTPSVYGTDNSATLFGMKARGNDARGVAVIDDKTTEAQLDAMNADGFRGIRLNLATGGINDPSVGRARFQTAVERMKARGWHVQLYTNTPMIAAIKDLVLQSPVPAVFDHFGGAQAALGLEQPGFADLVELVRSGKAYVKISGAYRASTRAPDYPDVIPFAKALIEANPDRIVWGTDWPHPDSTIRPDRKPTDIAPLYQIDDGRLMNQLTVWAPDAAIRKKILVDNPARLYGF, encoded by the coding sequence ATGCTCAACCGCCGCAGCCTGTTGCTGGCTTCGCTCGCCGCCGGAGTGACGATGAACACCACAGCCGTCCGCGCCAAGGCGGCGCAGCCCGCGACGCCGGTCGATTTCGACGTTCCCGCCGACGCCTGCGACTGCCACACCCACATTCACGGCGACCCGGAAAAATTTCCGTTCTTCGCCGGCCGCGTCTACACGCCGGAGCCGGCCTCGCCGGAGGAGATGGCGGCGCTGCACAAGGCGCTGCACATCCAGCGCGTGGTGATCGTGACGCCGAGCGTCTACGGCACCGACAATTCGGCAACGCTGTTCGGCATGAAGGCGCGCGGCAACGATGCCCGTGGCGTCGCCGTCATCGACGACAAGACCACGGAGGCGCAACTCGATGCCATGAATGCCGACGGCTTCCGCGGCATCCGCCTCAATCTCGCGACTGGCGGCATCAATGATCCCTCCGTCGGCCGCGCCCGCTTCCAGACGGCGGTCGAGCGCATGAAGGCGCGCGGCTGGCATGTCCAGCTCTACACCAACACGCCGATGATCGCGGCGATCAAGGATCTCGTGCTGCAATCACCGGTGCCGGCGGTGTTCGATCATTTCGGCGGCGCTCAGGCCGCGCTCGGCCTCGAGCAGCCGGGCTTTGCCGATCTCGTCGAACTGGTCCGCAGCGGCAAGGCCTATGTGAAGATCTCCGGCGCCTACCGCGCCTCGACGCGCGCGCCCGACTATCCCGACGTGATCCCGTTTGCGAAGGCGCTGATCGAAGCCAATCCCGACCGCATCGTCTGGGGCACCGACTGGCCGCATCCGGACTCCACGATCCGTCCCGACCGCAAGCCCACCGACATCGCGCCCCTGTATCAGATCGACGACGGCCGCCTGATGAACCAGCTCACGGTCTGGGCGCCGGATGCCGCGATCAGAAAGAAGATTCTGGTCGACAATCCGGCGAGGCTGTACGGGTTCTGA
- a CDS encoding TonB-dependent receptor plug domain-containing protein → MPTQLLRMVVIVVAFSAGAAAAAERHRDPAIGYKADRLSSSRGETILDTPGQTTVLTRQVLDDMKATSLRDALRSTAGVTIGR, encoded by the coding sequence ATGCCGACCCAGCTTCTGCGAATGGTCGTGATCGTCGTCGCTTTTTCGGCTGGAGCTGCGGCCGCCGCCGAACGGCATCGCGACCCTGCAATCGGCTATAAGGCCGACCGTCTTTCGTCATCGCGTGGAGAGACGATCCTCGACACTCCCGGGCAGACCACGGTGCTGACGCGGCAGGTTCTCGATGACATGAAGGCGACGAGCCTCAGGGATGCCTTGCGTTCGACCGCGGGCGTGACGATCGGACGCTAG
- a CDS encoding AI-2E family transporter produces MRSFEDRVLLLLLIAITLTLGWILLPFYGAVLWGVVGAIVFAPLHRQLSRSMHGRDGLAAAVVVLLVILIVIIPLSLIGTALAQQAAGVYAQAQAGQLDIGQYFQKMLEALPAWIVDLLNRFGLGSLAGLKDRLSALLLRGSQVIAGQALNIGQGTFEFFVSLFLMLYLLFFLLRDEETLSKRIADAIPLRNQQRNALLAKFTIVIRATVKGNLVVALAQGALGGLIFWFLGITAPLLWAVVMAFMSLLPAVGAGIVWFPVALYLLATGAIWHGVILIAYGALVIGLVDNLLRPILVGQDTKMPDYVVLISTLGGIEVFGLNGFILGPVIAAMFIAIWDMFTAVRRESGAAPDDPRRAD; encoded by the coding sequence ATGCGCAGTTTCGAAGACCGAGTGCTGTTGCTCCTGCTGATCGCGATCACGCTGACGCTCGGCTGGATCCTGCTGCCGTTCTATGGTGCCGTGCTGTGGGGCGTCGTCGGGGCGATCGTGTTCGCGCCGCTGCACAGGCAGTTGTCGCGGTCGATGCACGGCCGGGATGGTCTCGCGGCTGCCGTCGTCGTCCTGCTCGTCATCCTCATCGTCATCATTCCATTGTCGCTGATCGGCACGGCGTTGGCGCAGCAGGCGGCGGGTGTCTACGCCCAGGCACAGGCCGGGCAATTGGACATAGGTCAGTATTTTCAGAAAATGCTGGAGGCGCTTCCTGCATGGATCGTCGATCTGCTCAACCGGTTCGGGCTCGGCAGCCTCGCTGGCCTGAAGGACAGGCTGTCGGCCCTCCTGCTGAGGGGCAGCCAGGTGATTGCAGGCCAGGCGCTGAACATCGGTCAGGGCACGTTCGAGTTCTTCGTCAGCCTGTTCCTCATGCTCTATCTGCTGTTCTTCCTGCTGCGCGACGAAGAGACGTTGTCGAAGCGGATCGCGGACGCCATTCCGCTGCGCAACCAGCAACGCAACGCGCTGCTCGCGAAGTTCACCATCGTCATCCGTGCCACCGTGAAGGGCAATCTGGTCGTCGCCCTGGCGCAAGGTGCGCTCGGCGGATTGATCTTCTGGTTCCTCGGCATCACCGCGCCGCTGCTGTGGGCGGTGGTGATGGCGTTCATGTCACTGCTCCCGGCGGTGGGAGCAGGCATCGTGTGGTTTCCGGTCGCGCTCTATCTCTTGGCCACCGGCGCGATCTGGCACGGCGTGATCCTGATCGCCTATGGCGCGCTCGTGATCGGGCTCGTCGACAATCTGCTGCGTCCGATCCTGGTCGGGCAGGATACCAAGATGCCGGACTACGTGGTGTTGATCTCGACCTTGGGCGGCATCGAGGTGTTCGGCCTCAACGGCTTCATCCTCGGCCCGGTGATCGCGGCGATGTTCATCGCGATCTGGGACATGTTTACGGCCGTGCGGCGCGAGAGTGGGGCGGCGCCTGACGATCCGCGTCGGGCGGATTAG
- a CDS encoding transporter substrate-binding domain-containing protein produces MTTRPTAKSSDKDAWRVGVLFSRSGLMEVTESEHFFGTALAIQEINQGGGVLGREIEVIAYDPGSQPETFRKLADRLLTEDGASVVFGCSTSAERKAVLPAIERRNGLLWYPSLYEGFEYSPNVIYTGPAPNQNAFQLAEYIVRKHGPRVYLIGSDYIYPRESNRIMRDLVESYAGRVVGEQYVTMEATDAELTRSLDAIRDAAPDVVFSTIVGRTAQRFYRMYARSGFDPKRLPIASLTMAEGEVRAIGAEYCAGHLTAASYFGTLARDSNDRFKAAFAATFGAETPVSMWSASAYAQIKLFARALEQAGSLDTQKLVEAALGLSLEAPEGPIRIDPDNNHVWTTPRIGRVRSDGQFDIVWESKSPIKPDPYLSVSPIGGRWLSEEALSA; encoded by the coding sequence ATGACGACGAGACCGACCGCAAAATCATCCGACAAGGATGCCTGGCGCGTCGGCGTGCTGTTCTCGCGCAGCGGCCTGATGGAAGTGACGGAATCCGAGCACTTCTTCGGCACCGCATTGGCGATCCAGGAGATCAACCAGGGGGGCGGCGTGCTCGGCCGCGAGATCGAGGTCATTGCCTATGATCCGGGATCGCAGCCCGAGACCTTCCGCAAGCTCGCCGACCGCCTGCTCACCGAAGACGGCGCCTCCGTCGTATTCGGCTGCTCGACCTCGGCCGAGCGCAAGGCTGTGCTGCCGGCGATCGAGCGGCGCAACGGCCTGCTCTGGTATCCCTCGCTCTACGAGGGTTTTGAATATTCGCCGAACGTGATCTACACCGGACCGGCGCCGAACCAGAACGCGTTCCAGCTTGCCGAATACATCGTGCGCAAGCACGGCCCGCGGGTCTATTTGATCGGCTCGGACTACATCTATCCGCGCGAATCCAACCGCATCATGCGCGACCTCGTCGAGTCCTATGCCGGCCGCGTGGTCGGCGAGCAATATGTCACGATGGAAGCAACCGACGCCGAACTCACGCGCAGCCTCGACGCCATCAGGGATGCCGCGCCGGACGTCGTGTTCTCGACCATCGTCGGCCGCACTGCGCAGCGCTTCTACCGCATGTATGCGCGTTCAGGCTTCGATCCCAAGCGGCTGCCGATCGCCAGCCTCACGATGGCCGAAGGCGAGGTCCGCGCCATCGGCGCCGAATACTGCGCCGGCCACCTGACCGCGGCGAGCTATTTCGGCACGCTGGCGCGCGACAGCAACGACCGCTTCAAGGCGGCGTTTGCGGCAACTTTCGGCGCGGAGACGCCGGTCAGCATGTGGAGCGCGTCGGCCTATGCGCAGATCAAGCTGTTTGCGCGGGCGCTGGAGCAAGCCGGCAGCCTCGACACGCAGAAGCTGGTCGAGGCCGCGCTCGGCCTCAGCCTCGAAGCGCCGGAGGGGCCGATCCGCATCGATCCCGACAACAACCACGTCTGGACGACGCCGCGGATCGGCCGCGTCCGCTCCGATGGGCAGTTCGACATTGTCTGGGAGAGCAAGAGCCCGATCAAGCCGGATCCCTACCTCTCGGTGTCGCCGATCGGCGGCCGCTGGCTGAGCGAAGAGGCGCTGTCGGCATGA
- a CDS encoding ANTAR domain-containing response regulator, whose protein sequence is MKPGVRRLIEDLRGARVLVIHPRDAEGDALIDQLKRIGCNVRGVWPPPVALPHDIDTVFQLIETSEEMIFPEGTSEHPLTFIAIVDYENPTILKRLLDSNAHGVVNKPIRSFGILSSLVLARSLRGYTRRLEGKVQKLEETLKARRDVDKAVKILMGLKQVGEVEAYELIRAQATQKRVAMADIAISIINAQETLGGLGVLDAPASR, encoded by the coding sequence ATGAAACCCGGCGTGCGCCGCCTCATCGAGGATCTGCGCGGCGCGCGCGTGCTGGTGATCCATCCGCGCGATGCCGAAGGCGATGCGCTGATCGACCAGCTCAAGCGCATCGGCTGCAACGTGCGCGGCGTGTGGCCGCCTCCGGTCGCGCTTCCGCACGACATCGACACCGTGTTCCAGCTGATCGAGACGTCGGAGGAGATGATCTTTCCGGAAGGCACCAGCGAGCATCCCCTCACCTTCATCGCCATCGTCGACTACGAGAATCCGACCATCCTGAAGCGGCTGCTCGACAGCAATGCGCATGGCGTCGTCAACAAGCCGATCCGCTCATTCGGCATTCTCTCTTCGCTGGTGCTGGCGCGCTCGCTGCGCGGCTACACGCGCAGGCTCGAAGGCAAGGTGCAGAAGCTCGAGGAGACCTTGAAGGCGCGGCGCGACGTCGACAAGGCGGTGAAGATCCTGATGGGGCTGAAGCAGGTCGGCGAGGTCGAGGCCTATGAGCTGATCCGCGCGCAGGCGACGCAGAAGCGCGTGGCGATGGCCGACATCGCGATCTCGATCATCAATGCGCAGGAGACGCTCGGCGGATTGGGGGTGCTCGATGCCCCGGCCTCGCGCTGA
- a CDS encoding nitrilase family protein, whose translation MTTDDDSKVRIACIQMQPMVGELATNLAHSLDLIQQAVAQGARLVVLPELASSGYVFRSREEAFAASETIPGGPAVTAWSEIAAKHGLHLVAGICERDGTKLYNSAVLIGPKGYIGTFRKVHLWNEENLYFEPGNLGFPVYHTEIGRIGMAICYDGWFPESYRLNALQGADIVCVPTNWVPIPGQAQGREAMANTLAMAAAHSNSIFIACADRVGVERGQPFEGQSLIVSYTGWPVAGPASRDQEEIVIADVALGEARRARNWNAFNQVLRDRRSDVYDEMLGSDVKRGWY comes from the coding sequence TTGACGACGGATGACGACAGCAAAGTGCGGATCGCCTGCATCCAGATGCAGCCGATGGTCGGCGAGTTGGCCACCAACCTCGCCCACAGCCTCGATCTGATCCAACAGGCGGTGGCGCAAGGCGCCAGGCTCGTGGTGCTCCCCGAGCTCGCCTCCTCAGGCTACGTGTTCAGATCGCGCGAGGAGGCCTTCGCCGCATCGGAGACGATCCCCGGTGGCCCGGCCGTGACCGCATGGAGCGAGATCGCGGCCAAGCACGGGCTGCACCTCGTTGCCGGCATCTGCGAGCGCGACGGGACGAAACTCTACAACAGCGCGGTGCTGATCGGGCCGAAGGGCTACATCGGCACCTTCCGCAAGGTGCATCTGTGGAACGAGGAGAACCTGTATTTCGAACCCGGCAATCTCGGCTTTCCCGTCTATCACACCGAGATCGGCCGCATCGGCATGGCGATCTGCTACGATGGCTGGTTCCCGGAGAGCTACCGCCTCAATGCGCTGCAGGGCGCCGACATCGTCTGCGTGCCGACAAACTGGGTGCCGATCCCCGGCCAGGCTCAGGGCCGCGAAGCGATGGCCAACACCCTGGCGATGGCGGCCGCGCATTCCAACTCGATCTTCATCGCCTGCGCCGACCGCGTCGGCGTCGAGCGCGGCCAGCCGTTCGAGGGCCAAAGCCTGATCGTAAGCTACACCGGCTGGCCGGTCGCCGGCCCTGCCAGCCGCGACCAGGAGGAGATCGTGATTGCGGATGTAGCACTGGGCGAGGCCCGCCGCGCCCGCAATTGGAATGCGTTCAACCAGGTCCTGCGCGACCGCCGCTCCGACGTTTATGACGAGATGCTCGGCAGCGACGTCAAGCGCGGCTGGTACTGA
- a CDS encoding substrate-binding protein, giving the protein MTSRLLTTSLALALVAGTALSPALAADPIKIGVPVGLSGANSVVAPSVVQSAELAVEEINAKGGVLGRKLALEVADDASGAAGAQKAFDALIFQKKVNVLISMETSAARNAGLPIVARGKTPFIYTSFYEGKSCSPYLYVNAWVPDQQVPPIVDYFNKEKKAKGYFLIGSDYAFGRGMLAFTKAYIEKTGGKVVGEEYLPMDGSDWTSIISKLKASGADALITSTAGGAPNVTLTKQLRAAGVNLPYGNLAVDEGTAKGMGADAAGIFLSASYVTGIDTPANKTFLASMAKKFGAELKTPNDLSVPQYEAVYAYKAAVEKAGSTDQDKVLKALAEVSVDGPRGSIKMDKQRHAPLTMYLGQVQADGSVKVIQSFANVDPGAQCPGKS; this is encoded by the coding sequence ATGACATCGCGTTTGCTGACTACTTCGCTGGCGCTCGCCCTTGTGGCGGGAACGGCGCTCTCGCCTGCCCTGGCCGCCGATCCGATCAAGATCGGCGTTCCCGTCGGCCTCTCCGGCGCCAACTCCGTCGTCGCCCCTTCGGTGGTGCAGTCCGCCGAGCTTGCGGTCGAGGAGATCAACGCCAAGGGCGGCGTGCTCGGCCGCAAGCTTGCGCTCGAGGTCGCGGATGATGCGTCGGGCGCGGCAGGCGCCCAGAAGGCGTTCGACGCCCTGATCTTCCAGAAGAAGGTCAACGTCCTGATCTCGATGGAGACCAGCGCCGCCCGCAACGCCGGGCTGCCGATAGTCGCCCGCGGCAAGACGCCGTTCATCTACACCTCGTTCTACGAGGGCAAGTCCTGCAGCCCCTACCTCTACGTCAACGCCTGGGTACCGGATCAGCAGGTGCCGCCGATCGTCGACTACTTCAACAAGGAGAAGAAGGCGAAGGGCTACTTCCTGATCGGCTCCGACTACGCGTTCGGCCGCGGCATGCTCGCCTTCACCAAGGCTTATATTGAGAAGACTGGAGGCAAAGTGGTCGGCGAGGAGTACCTGCCGATGGACGGCTCCGACTGGACCTCGATCATCTCCAAGCTCAAGGCATCGGGCGCGGATGCGCTGATCACCTCGACCGCGGGCGGCGCGCCGAACGTCACCCTGACGAAGCAGCTGCGCGCCGCCGGCGTGAACCTGCCTTACGGCAATCTCGCCGTCGACGAGGGCACCGCCAAGGGCATGGGTGCCGATGCGGCCGGCATCTTCCTGTCTGCCTCCTACGTGACCGGCATCGACACCCCCGCCAACAAGACCTTCCTCGCATCGATGGCCAAGAAGTTCGGCGCCGAGCTGAAGACCCCGAATGATCTTTCGGTTCCGCAATATGAGGCGGTCTATGCCTACAAGGCCGCGGTCGAGAAAGCCGGCAGCACCGATCAGGACAAGGTGCTGAAGGCGCTGGCCGAGGTTTCGGTCGACGGTCCGCGCGGGAGCATCAAAATGGACAAGCAGCGCCATGCGCCGCTGACCATGTATCTCGGCCAGGTCCAGGCCGACGGCAGCGTCAAGGTGATCCAGAGCTTTGCGAATGTCGATCCCGGCGCGCAGTGCCCGGGCAAGTCCTGA
- a CDS encoding branched-chain amino acid ABC transporter permease, producing the protein MLTVALDAVTTAAMLFIIAAGLLIVFGVMKIINFAHAAFLTVGAYAALVGAQLNLPWFLVLPLAFAAGAVCGGITEVVIVRRLYKRPLDAILATWGLGIVLGQLITLMFGREVQFVQAPISGTVHLLGTDYSAYRLVMIVAAVIVALLFAGLLNGTRLGLSTKAVIMNEMLAQGLGVDSSRVRLITFALGSGLAALSGALITPLSSVDPNMGVPWLIGAFMLVMVSGGSLLALAGSCLVLGTLQVLVSTFVNPILGGLTIAICAAIVLRIRPEGFARA; encoded by the coding sequence ATGCTGACCGTCGCCCTCGATGCCGTCACGACGGCCGCCATGCTCTTCATCATTGCCGCCGGACTCCTGATCGTGTTCGGCGTCATGAAGATCATCAATTTCGCCCACGCCGCCTTCCTCACAGTCGGCGCCTACGCCGCGCTGGTCGGCGCCCAGCTGAACCTGCCGTGGTTTCTGGTGCTGCCACTCGCCTTCGCGGCCGGCGCCGTCTGCGGCGGGATCACGGAGGTCGTGATCGTGCGGCGTCTCTACAAGCGTCCGCTCGATGCGATCCTCGCCACCTGGGGGCTCGGCATCGTGCTCGGCCAGCTCATCACCCTGATGTTCGGCCGCGAGGTTCAGTTCGTGCAGGCCCCGATCTCGGGCACGGTGCATCTGCTCGGTACCGATTATTCGGCCTACCGGCTGGTGATGATCGTCGCCGCCGTGATCGTCGCGCTGCTGTTCGCCGGTCTGCTCAACGGCACGCGGCTCGGTCTGTCGACCAAGGCCGTCATCATGAACGAGATGCTGGCGCAGGGGCTCGGTGTGGACTCTTCCCGCGTACGGCTCATCACCTTCGCGCTCGGCAGCGGTCTTGCGGCCCTGTCGGGCGCGCTGATCACGCCGCTGTCCAGCGTCGATCCGAACATGGGCGTGCCCTGGCTGATCGGCGCGTTCATGCTGGTCATGGTCTCCGGCGGTTCGCTGCTGGCGCTGGCAGGCTCCTGTCTCGTGCTCGGCACGTTGCAGGTGCTGGTCTCCACCTTCGTCAATCCGATCCTCGGCGGGCTGACCATTGCGATCTGCGCCGCCATCGTCCTGCGGATTCGGCCGGAGGGCTTTGCCCGTGCCTGA
- a CDS encoding branched-chain amino acid ABC transporter ATP-binding protein/permease has translation MPRLIVPGLMVAMAAGVIVVAPLLLDNYLVNILVRACFVAIAAITVDIMWGYCGTLTFGQSAFFGIGAYALAIMFTEYGFGTWQVCAAIAAAMAVAAAVAAFTGWLSFYPGSTPLYASVISLVVPIVLVQILYSGGTFTGSSSGLVGFESFDLEIETWLRLAGLGLLATSVLALVVMRSDTGRLLAALRDNDARCTYLGIDTSRLRIIVLVLSAVVSALAGFFYAGFGGVAAPENASFTFGTNLVIMVALGGRGTVIGPVIGALCMEVASAYLANSLPYVWELIVGLALIVVILVFPDGLLGAVMRLFKRGGGAGRGTATMLRQAAAATAVNNPDAVAIEVRALGKHYGSLSVLDGVEFTAHRGELLSLVGPNGAGKTTLIRCLSDGRERSTGDVGIAGHDIARLSPDRVVRFGLGRKFQTASVFETLTVAECLRVARTHADPPALTSRSATLELPPAAMSVVERSGLSERLDEEARNLSHGLKQALELAMVLSLEPDVLLLDEPTAGLTRAERQSFADILTALARRDRLCILLVEHDLDFVREISSRIIVLHQGRLALDGSVDEVVNSELVREIYTGQHVPHAEVPA, from the coding sequence ATGCCGCGCCTGATCGTCCCAGGCTTGATGGTGGCGATGGCGGCCGGCGTGATCGTCGTCGCGCCGCTGCTGCTCGATAACTACCTCGTAAACATCCTCGTGCGCGCCTGCTTCGTCGCCATCGCCGCCATTACGGTCGACATCATGTGGGGCTATTGCGGCACGCTGACCTTCGGCCAGTCGGCATTCTTCGGCATCGGCGCCTACGCGCTGGCGATCATGTTCACCGAATACGGCTTCGGCACTTGGCAAGTGTGCGCAGCGATCGCAGCGGCGATGGCCGTCGCTGCGGCGGTCGCCGCTTTCACCGGCTGGCTGTCGTTCTATCCCGGCTCGACGCCACTCTACGCCTCGGTGATCTCGCTGGTCGTTCCAATCGTGCTGGTGCAGATCCTTTATTCCGGCGGCACCTTCACGGGCTCCTCCAGTGGCCTCGTCGGCTTCGAGAGCTTCGATCTCGAGATCGAAACCTGGCTGCGACTCGCCGGTCTCGGGCTGCTTGCGACCTCGGTGCTCGCGCTCGTCGTGATGCGCAGCGACACCGGCCGCCTGCTGGCCGCGCTGCGCGACAATGACGCGCGCTGCACCTATCTCGGCATCGACACCTCGCGGCTGCGCATCATCGTCCTCGTCCTGTCTGCTGTCGTCTCCGCGCTCGCCGGTTTCTTCTATGCGGGCTTTGGCGGCGTCGCCGCGCCCGAAAACGCCAGCTTCACCTTCGGCACCAATCTCGTCATCATGGTCGCGCTCGGTGGCCGCGGCACCGTGATCGGCCCGGTGATCGGCGCGCTGTGCATGGAAGTGGCGAGCGCCTATCTCGCCAATAGCCTGCCCTACGTCTGGGAGCTGATCGTCGGACTGGCGCTGATCGTCGTGATCCTCGTCTTCCCCGATGGCCTGCTCGGCGCAGTGATGCGCCTGTTCAAGCGTGGCGGCGGTGCGGGGCGAGGCACGGCGACGATGCTGCGCCAAGCCGCTGCCGCCACGGCGGTCAACAATCCGGACGCCGTCGCCATCGAAGTCCGCGCGCTCGGCAAGCATTACGGCAGCCTCTCGGTGCTGGACGGCGTGGAGTTCACTGCGCATCGCGGCGAATTGCTGAGCCTGGTTGGTCCGAATGGGGCCGGCAAGACCACCTTGATCCGCTGCCTTTCCGATGGGCGCGAACGCTCGACGGGCGACGTCGGGATCGCCGGCCATGACATTGCGCGGCTGTCGCCGGATCGCGTCGTCCGTTTTGGGCTCGGCCGCAAGTTCCAGACAGCGTCCGTATTCGAGACGCTGACGGTGGCCGAGTGTCTGCGTGTGGCGCGGACACACGCCGATCCGCCGGCCCTGACGTCGCGCTCCGCGACGCTTGAGCTTCCGCCAGCAGCCATGTCCGTCGTCGAACGGTCCGGGCTCAGCGAGCGGCTCGATGAGGAAGCGCGCAATCTCAGCCATGGGCTGAAGCAGGCCCTCGAGCTCGCGATGGTGCTCTCGCTGGAGCCCGACGTGCTGCTGCTGGACGAGCCGACCGCCGGACTGACGCGCGCCGAGCGCCAGAGCTTTGCCGACATCCTCACCGCCCTCGCCCGCCGCGACCGCCTCTGCATCCTGCTGGTCGAGCACGATCTCGATTTCGTCCGCGAGATCTCCTCGCGCATCATCGTGCTGCACCAGGGCCGCCTCGCGCTCGACGGCTCCGTCGACGAGGTCGTCAACAGCGAGCTCGTCCGCGAGATCTACACCGGCCAGCACGTGCCGCATGCGGAGGTGCCAGCATGA